In one window of Arthrobacter pascens DNA:
- a CDS encoding bifunctional glycosyltransferase/CDP-glycerol:glycerophosphate glycerophosphotransferase has protein sequence MTASAVAPLQQPQLSVIVLLTDHAADPSGTLRSLVGQKPSAMEMVVLDTSSAGVGRVQVEEFARRDGRVKYLALPEAREEAARARAVAQCQAPYLMFLMAGDVVEKASLDVMFRSLRETGSSFAVGMTGIVKGKTSTTLAWQTEIHAEPWPAAAVSDVPGILLDGALSNKVFARDFWTSASAGIAMDREHWQYEAVPTLYLRAHSFDILDLKVADTFGDASVRPPVRELLCQTEQLNDRLHRLESLAAVVRELSAPDVYRRWLSEELGNGLFRYYEVVPRTETAYWEMLHATVRRLGEGLELDWDVIRIHNRLILSAVLADQREDVVRICNHRSDYGSSFPTQVNESGLLAQPKYLNELSSYDAALLPCRDIDLRLMSKMTHFAWQADGRLEIGGHAYISSVDPIDGNLSIGVSLVNSGSDESIPLDVQRHTDSSIDWESNDNWTSYTEAGFSTAIDPAVMLDGNGAGEPASWHVLLTVSAGGKTLAAPLTRRDLTGSTGQLPVGPMSGTSRMAVEMRPATTGLTFIPVTPLYAATALDLTGRTLTLTVEARNAPVAAKVSIESGKLGIRKTATCLGVNGNQAVYAIDVPVLGAGAAATAEYEWQLRLDSGFKTPQPVAWQESSTELEAQSDQTRSLRLGLTGYGFIRLEERKNRVIASSLEVSADRRTLRIEGTADLSVIRAPRLVLSSGKAIIPATDVALTVRTNDGSNSFTADFLLPQHPWEGDEVMPEAGAYSVRFVLPGVDDHVGHWFPASPQLQTQMPRRIPADRLEIGISRSPKAAALTIHLRPPFAADEIGRFGQQSLRTSVTAAVDTENEQLADAILFMCFGGRRATDSPRRVLEEFQRRGTEWPMYWAVADFSVPVPEGTEPVLIGSRRWYRLLTEARILINNNNFPFYFRKREGQVYIQTWHGTPLKKLGNDVARTNFSLSYWNLMWREAEYWDALLAQNEYAAEVLAKCFGFDGRVVAEGYPRNDSLTRERMELNRPEIRRRLGIPEGKTAILYAPTWRDDAKNASRQYEMVTYLDFETAQQQLGDGYVVLLRGHHNIAGQRQTAANKFLIDVTEYPEVNDLYTAADILVNDYSSVMFDFCVTGKPIVFLTPDIAQYRDETRGFYFDLEEKAPGPLHNTTEEVVRSIKNISAVSRRYASKYSEFVETFAPKCDGNATQRVFDVLWADWPDVQSMPVPVGSSHSSSLTGN, from the coding sequence GTGACCGCATCCGCCGTCGCACCCCTTCAGCAGCCGCAGCTCTCCGTCATCGTCCTACTGACGGACCACGCAGCCGATCCGTCCGGGACGCTGCGCAGCCTGGTGGGCCAAAAGCCTTCGGCAATGGAAATGGTTGTTTTGGATACGTCTTCGGCCGGAGTGGGTCGAGTTCAGGTGGAGGAGTTTGCCAGGCGGGACGGTCGGGTCAAGTACCTCGCGCTTCCAGAAGCCCGCGAAGAAGCAGCCCGTGCACGCGCCGTGGCTCAGTGTCAGGCCCCGTATTTGATGTTCCTGATGGCCGGGGATGTGGTCGAAAAGGCCAGCCTCGACGTCATGTTCCGGTCGCTGCGTGAGACCGGCTCATCCTTCGCCGTCGGTATGACGGGGATAGTTAAAGGCAAGACCAGTACCACGCTGGCGTGGCAGACGGAGATCCATGCGGAACCGTGGCCTGCCGCAGCCGTTTCGGACGTTCCGGGGATTCTGCTGGACGGTGCACTCTCCAACAAGGTCTTTGCCCGGGACTTCTGGACGTCGGCATCCGCCGGCATCGCAATGGACCGGGAGCACTGGCAGTACGAGGCGGTTCCGACGCTGTACTTGCGTGCACATTCGTTCGACATCTTGGATCTGAAGGTCGCTGACACGTTTGGCGACGCTTCCGTACGGCCTCCGGTGCGCGAACTGCTTTGCCAGACGGAGCAACTCAATGACCGTCTTCACCGCTTAGAATCGCTGGCTGCAGTGGTCCGTGAACTTTCCGCACCGGACGTCTACCGCCGTTGGCTATCCGAAGAACTGGGCAACGGGCTGTTCCGCTACTACGAGGTGGTTCCCCGAACCGAGACTGCGTACTGGGAAATGCTGCACGCCACAGTCCGTCGTCTCGGCGAAGGCCTCGAGCTGGACTGGGATGTCATCAGGATCCACAACCGGCTGATCCTCTCGGCGGTCCTCGCGGACCAGCGCGAGGACGTTGTTAGGATCTGTAACCACCGGAGCGACTACGGTTCCAGCTTCCCCACCCAGGTCAACGAATCCGGCCTGCTGGCGCAGCCCAAATACCTGAATGAACTCTCCAGTTACGACGCGGCGCTCCTGCCTTGCCGCGATATCGACCTTCGCCTGATGAGCAAAATGACACACTTCGCCTGGCAGGCCGACGGCCGGCTGGAAATCGGCGGTCATGCGTATATCTCGTCAGTGGACCCGATTGATGGGAATCTATCGATCGGAGTGTCGCTGGTAAACTCCGGCAGCGACGAAAGCATCCCGCTGGACGTGCAGCGCCACACGGACAGCTCCATTGACTGGGAATCCAACGACAACTGGACCTCCTACACAGAAGCCGGTTTCAGCACTGCCATCGACCCGGCCGTGATGCTGGATGGAAACGGAGCCGGGGAACCCGCCAGTTGGCACGTTCTCCTGACTGTCAGTGCTGGCGGCAAGACGCTCGCGGCGCCTCTGACGCGCCGGGATCTCACCGGATCCACCGGCCAGCTGCCGGTGGGCCCGATGTCGGGCACGTCCCGAATGGCCGTGGAGATGCGCCCCGCGACCACGGGTCTGACCTTCATCCCAGTCACTCCGCTGTATGCCGCCACCGCCTTGGACCTGACAGGCAGAACCCTGACACTGACCGTAGAGGCCCGGAATGCCCCTGTCGCCGCAAAGGTCTCCATCGAGTCCGGCAAGCTCGGCATCCGGAAGACTGCGACCTGCCTAGGTGTGAACGGCAATCAAGCGGTTTACGCAATCGATGTTCCTGTACTGGGAGCGGGCGCGGCCGCGACCGCGGAGTATGAATGGCAGCTGCGCCTAGACAGTGGGTTCAAGACCCCACAGCCGGTCGCCTGGCAGGAATCATCCACCGAGCTGGAAGCCCAGTCCGACCAAACCCGCAGCCTCAGACTGGGACTAACCGGTTACGGCTTTATTCGTCTCGAGGAGCGGAAGAATCGCGTTATCGCCTCGTCTTTGGAGGTGTCCGCAGACAGGCGGACCCTCCGGATTGAGGGCACCGCGGACCTGTCGGTGATCCGTGCGCCGCGGCTTGTCCTCTCCAGCGGTAAGGCAATAATCCCAGCCACCGACGTTGCGCTCACGGTCCGTACCAACGATGGGAGCAACTCCTTCACCGCCGATTTCCTGCTGCCCCAACACCCGTGGGAGGGCGACGAAGTGATGCCGGAGGCCGGCGCGTACAGTGTGCGCTTCGTTCTCCCAGGAGTGGATGACCATGTGGGGCACTGGTTCCCGGCGTCGCCCCAGCTGCAGACGCAGATGCCCCGCAGGATCCCGGCTGACCGGCTGGAAATCGGCATAAGCCGTTCCCCGAAGGCCGCTGCCCTGACCATCCACCTCAGGCCTCCGTTTGCCGCTGATGAGATAGGCAGGTTCGGACAGCAGTCGCTGCGCACATCCGTAACGGCTGCCGTGGACACGGAAAACGAGCAACTCGCTGACGCCATCCTGTTCATGTGCTTTGGCGGACGACGCGCGACGGACAGCCCGCGACGCGTCCTTGAGGAATTCCAGCGCAGAGGAACCGAGTGGCCCATGTACTGGGCTGTTGCTGATTTCTCTGTTCCGGTGCCCGAAGGAACCGAACCGGTGCTGATAGGTTCGCGGCGGTGGTACCGGCTCCTGACCGAGGCGCGGATTCTCATCAACAACAACAATTTCCCGTTCTACTTCCGCAAACGCGAGGGGCAGGTCTATATCCAGACCTGGCACGGAACCCCGCTCAAGAAGTTGGGCAACGACGTCGCCCGGACCAATTTCTCGCTTTCGTACTGGAACCTGATGTGGCGGGAGGCAGAGTACTGGGATGCCCTGCTTGCGCAGAACGAGTACGCCGCTGAGGTCCTGGCCAAGTGCTTCGGCTTTGACGGCCGGGTTGTGGCTGAGGGCTATCCCCGTAACGACAGCCTGACCCGTGAGCGGATGGAACTGAACCGGCCGGAGATCCGCCGTCGGCTGGGCATCCCGGAGGGGAAGACAGCGATTCTTTATGCGCCCACTTGGCGCGACGATGCCAAGAACGCTTCAAGGCAGTACGAGATGGTCACTTACCTCGATTTCGAAACGGCACAGCAGCAGCTCGGCGACGGCTACGTGGTGCTCCTGCGCGGACACCACAACATAGCGGGCCAGCGGCAGACGGCAGCTAACAAGTTTCTCATTGATGTAACTGAGTACCCGGAAGTCAATGATCTTTATACGGCTGCGGATATTCTGGTGAACGATTATTCATCGGTCATGTTCGATTTCTGTGTGACCGGCAAGCCAATTGTCTTCCTGACGCCGGATATCGCCCAGTACAGGGACGAGACCCGGGGTTTCTACTTCGATCTGGAAGAAAAGGCTCCGGGCCCTCTTCACAACACAACAGAGGAAGTAGTCAGGTCCATCAAGAACATCTCGGCCGTTTCACGCAGGTACGCTTCCAAATACAGCGAGTTTGTTGAGACCTTTGCGCCGAAGTGTGATGGAAACGCCACCCAGCGGGTGTTCGATGTTCTCTGGGCGGATTGGCCGGATGTCCAAAGCATGCCGGTCCCGGTGGGATCCAGCCACTCATCCTCCCTGACAGGGAACTAG
- a CDS encoding CDP-glycerol glycerophosphotransferase family protein has protein sequence MNPELNTIEHGRLLEERREWSAAIEVYAALLDDANGLDAELAFRLGHAHFHLRQYQESAELLQKATVLAPDVAAWHYRLGFVQEQLGNFDAAVAAYKTSLALEPGRTRWVHRLIAAEASAEQAAEASRELRRAERRRHRERVRQLVTSKAPLWQQIEALNEGLATNDDDADWLIQLADAQFSMNRFAEACENYAAAALLKPGQADLHFREGWCWELLEQPGKARRAYQQAIAADTELQARAFGIGVFFQKRGRWVAAADAFKKALRHERTSPELHYRLGNALARSYKWRDAIESFRTAVAMDPAVPQWHYRLGFAHERLAEWNEAAAAYEYAIAVSSPAPSYWCYRLGYVLTQASEFEGACLAFAATLKPKTDLLDTVIDQPISAYEERVLGDVVDAALRSQSAQRCLEAGERLQFRGLRLLAAKAFDAGVKRLESHSPNDYYRLGRALQDLGDFEPACRAYLETRLFKRAHGVDTSAYLKNKEVKQSMIYTEYLETLPLLPTTVLYESSHGDSVSCNPLQIFRNLLADPRFDSWTHIWVLNDKDRIPYELAGRQNVIFAARDSDLYLRYLSTASYLINNNTFPPYFVRREGQKYLNTWHGTPLKTLGRDIQNGFMDHRNAARNFLHTTHMIAPNQFTAECLIDKYDVTGIFAGKLAVTGYPRVDATVGASEQQKLELRRHLGIEDGKKVVLYAPTWRGSLGSLETGSIDVLSVMQELETLDCVPLYRGHALTSKDGSARSLDNFVVPDDVPTNDLLAVVDVLITDYSSIFFDFMATGRPIVYFAYDLDEYAAQRGLYFEMETLPGRVCVETAGLLSEVAAALQDEGSADEKYLRGIETFCAIEDGSSTQRAIDFFFFDAAECVVPTDRNPKHKVLFYQGSFIPNGITTSYLNLVGNVDSVSTRMFLAIEPSSVKSEERRLEKFAQHPEHVQVLGRVGGQLVTAEERWVIDKFNATGDLASSELWDIYDGAFRREFRRMFGDANFDSVVCFEGYARFWAALFANTTNPAARKSIYLHNDMHREWRHRFRYLESMFRLYGKYDQLVSVTKSVHEENVRQLSEKFDLPPAKFVYCNNVVSAAEVKELAARPLEDDLCEWMGAGATQFLTLGRLSPEKGHAKLIRAFAEVVRAAPNCRLTILGDGPLGQDLQDLIEDLSMQDHVLLAGLRLNPFPALQRSECFVFSSDYEGQGLVVLEALILAKPVISTDVVGPRSVLEDGYGLLVENSIRGLVYGMNAFLGGELERETFNYRSYQDEAITKFELVVLGISGETK, from the coding sequence ATGAACCCCGAGCTAAATACGATCGAACATGGCCGTCTTCTTGAAGAGCGAAGAGAATGGTCAGCCGCGATCGAGGTCTATGCCGCGCTGCTGGACGACGCGAACGGACTCGACGCGGAGCTGGCATTCCGTCTCGGGCATGCCCACTTCCATCTCCGGCAGTATCAGGAATCAGCCGAATTGCTCCAGAAGGCTACGGTGCTGGCACCAGACGTAGCCGCTTGGCATTACCGGCTGGGATTCGTCCAGGAGCAGTTGGGGAATTTCGACGCCGCCGTGGCAGCCTACAAGACCTCCCTTGCGTTGGAACCTGGAAGAACCCGATGGGTACACCGACTTATCGCCGCTGAGGCGTCGGCAGAACAGGCAGCCGAAGCGTCTCGTGAACTGCGTCGCGCCGAACGCCGCCGCCATAGGGAACGGGTAAGGCAGCTGGTGACCAGCAAGGCCCCTCTGTGGCAACAGATCGAAGCACTGAACGAAGGCCTTGCCACGAACGACGACGATGCTGACTGGCTAATCCAGCTCGCTGATGCACAGTTCTCGATGAACAGGTTCGCTGAGGCTTGCGAGAACTATGCGGCGGCGGCGCTGCTGAAACCCGGACAGGCGGACCTCCACTTCCGTGAGGGCTGGTGCTGGGAACTCCTGGAGCAGCCGGGGAAGGCCCGGCGCGCCTACCAACAGGCTATCGCTGCGGATACTGAGCTGCAGGCGAGAGCCTTCGGCATCGGAGTGTTCTTCCAGAAAAGGGGTCGATGGGTAGCCGCCGCGGATGCCTTCAAGAAGGCCCTTCGTCATGAACGAACGTCCCCCGAGCTGCATTACAGGCTTGGGAATGCTCTCGCGCGTTCCTACAAGTGGAGGGATGCCATCGAATCGTTCCGGACTGCCGTGGCTATGGATCCAGCCGTCCCCCAGTGGCATTACCGCTTGGGGTTTGCCCACGAGCGGCTCGCGGAGTGGAACGAAGCTGCTGCCGCCTATGAATATGCAATTGCTGTAAGTAGCCCCGCGCCCTCTTACTGGTGCTATCGCTTGGGTTACGTCCTTACCCAGGCATCCGAGTTCGAAGGAGCATGTTTGGCGTTCGCCGCTACTCTCAAACCCAAAACTGACCTTCTTGACACCGTGATTGACCAACCAATCAGTGCCTATGAAGAGAGAGTGCTGGGCGACGTCGTGGATGCCGCTCTTCGATCCCAGTCGGCTCAACGGTGCTTGGAGGCCGGAGAACGCCTGCAGTTCCGTGGACTGCGCCTACTCGCAGCGAAAGCCTTCGACGCCGGCGTCAAACGGCTGGAAAGCCACTCCCCCAATGACTATTACCGATTGGGCCGGGCACTTCAGGACCTCGGAGACTTCGAGCCGGCATGCCGTGCATATCTGGAGACACGCCTATTCAAACGTGCACATGGCGTCGACACCTCTGCGTACCTGAAGAACAAAGAGGTCAAGCAGTCGATGATTTACACGGAGTACCTTGAAACGCTTCCTCTGCTGCCCACAACCGTGCTCTACGAGAGCAGCCACGGCGACTCGGTTTCGTGTAATCCATTGCAGATTTTCCGAAACCTCTTGGCCGATCCGCGATTCGACTCTTGGACTCACATTTGGGTACTCAATGACAAGGACCGAATTCCATACGAGCTAGCTGGCCGGCAGAATGTCATTTTTGCTGCCCGCGATAGCGACCTTTACCTGCGCTATCTGTCCACGGCCTCGTATCTGATCAACAACAACACCTTCCCGCCCTATTTTGTCCGGCGTGAAGGTCAGAAATACCTCAACACATGGCATGGGACCCCCCTCAAGACTTTGGGCCGCGATATCCAAAACGGATTCATGGACCATAGAAATGCTGCCAGAAACTTCCTGCATACGACCCATATGATTGCCCCGAACCAGTTCACCGCAGAGTGCCTCATAGACAAGTACGACGTCACGGGCATTTTCGCTGGAAAGCTGGCGGTCACGGGGTACCCACGCGTTGACGCGACAGTTGGAGCCAGTGAACAGCAGAAGCTGGAACTGCGCCGTCACCTGGGGATAGAGGATGGTAAGAAGGTCGTGCTCTACGCACCCACTTGGCGCGGCTCCCTCGGCTCACTCGAGACAGGCAGCATTGACGTTCTGAGCGTGATGCAGGAGCTGGAGACCCTGGACTGTGTGCCGCTTTACCGAGGCCACGCATTAACGTCAAAGGATGGGTCCGCACGCTCGCTGGACAACTTCGTCGTTCCGGACGACGTCCCCACGAACGACCTGCTCGCCGTCGTGGACGTGCTCATCACCGACTACTCCAGCATTTTCTTTGATTTCATGGCGACAGGGCGGCCCATCGTCTACTTTGCGTACGACCTTGACGAATACGCTGCCCAGCGCGGACTGTACTTTGAGATGGAAACGCTGCCGGGCCGTGTGTGCGTCGAAACGGCTGGGCTGCTAAGTGAAGTCGCAGCCGCTCTTCAGGATGAGGGGTCCGCAGACGAGAAGTACTTGCGCGGCATAGAAACGTTCTGTGCCATCGAAGATGGATCCTCCACTCAACGAGCGATCGACTTCTTCTTTTTCGATGCGGCCGAATGTGTTGTTCCAACGGATCGGAACCCGAAGCATAAGGTGCTCTTCTACCAAGGTTCGTTCATTCCAAATGGCATCACCACGTCATACCTGAATCTTGTCGGAAACGTGGACAGCGTCAGCACCCGCATGTTCCTGGCGATTGAGCCGTCCAGCGTCAAGTCCGAAGAACGGCGACTGGAAAAGTTTGCCCAGCATCCCGAGCATGTCCAGGTCTTGGGGCGAGTCGGCGGCCAGCTCGTGACTGCGGAAGAACGATGGGTTATCGACAAGTTCAACGCCACCGGCGATCTCGCATCTTCCGAGCTCTGGGATATCTATGACGGGGCATTCAGACGAGAATTCCGTCGTATGTTCGGTGACGCGAACTTCGATTCAGTGGTTTGCTTCGAAGGCTATGCAAGGTTCTGGGCAGCGTTGTTCGCCAACACGACCAACCCGGCTGCCCGGAAGTCCATCTATCTGCACAACGACATGCACAGAGAGTGGCGTCATCGCTTCCGCTATCTCGAATCGATGTTCCGGCTCTACGGTAAGTACGACCAACTTGTGTCCGTTACCAAGAGCGTCCATGAGGAGAATGTTAGGCAACTATCAGAAAAGTTTGATCTCCCGCCAGCCAAATTTGTCTACTGCAACAACGTGGTAAGCGCTGCGGAAGTGAAGGAGCTTGCTGCCCGTCCCCTTGAAGACGATCTGTGCGAATGGATGGGCGCAGGGGCAACACAATTCCTAACACTGGGACGTCTATCCCCCGAAAAGGGTCACGCCAAACTGATTAGGGCGTTCGCGGAGGTCGTACGAGCAGCGCCAAATTGCAGGCTAACCATACTAGGCGACGGGCCGCTGGGGCAGGATCTGCAGGATTTGATAGAAGACTTGTCAATGCAGGACCATGTGCTCTTGGCCGGGCTACGTCTCAATCCGTTCCCTGCGCTACAACGTTCCGAATGCTTCGTTTTTTCATCGGATTATGAAGGACAGGGCCTCGTTGTCCTTGAAGCTTTGATTCTTGCAAAGCCTGTCATCTCAACGGATGTTGTGGGCCCGCGGAGTGTTCTTGAGGATGGATACGGTCTCCTGGTGGAGAATAGTATCCGGGGGCTAGTATATGGAATGAACGCGTTTCTAGGCGGAGAGTTGGAACGGGAAACGTTCAATTACCGCTCTTATCAGGACGAGGCGATTACGAAGTTTGAACTTGTAGTGCTAGGAATAAGCGGAGAAACCAAATAG
- a CDS encoding phosphocholine cytidylyltransferase family protein, producing MKIQAVILAAGMGTRLARPHPKPMTELSDGRTIMHQQVQNLQNKFGKKKLRLTIAVGFKLEMILEHVPHASFVYNENFDQTNTSKSLLKAIRNSAKGGVLWMNGDVVFDPDILDMLIPYIKRDESFITVDVSSVSDEEVKYTTDSDGKIQELSKRVPADVAQGEAVGINYVSSKDKKKFLKRLIEVDDQDYFEGAIELTITQDDVKWTPVDISEFYAVEVDFPDDLARANASI from the coding sequence ATGAAAATCCAGGCCGTAATTCTTGCTGCCGGTATGGGAACGCGACTTGCACGTCCACACCCCAAGCCTATGACGGAACTCAGCGATGGCCGGACCATCATGCACCAACAGGTCCAGAATCTCCAGAACAAGTTTGGCAAAAAGAAGTTGCGACTTACCATCGCCGTGGGTTTCAAACTTGAGATGATTCTCGAACATGTGCCCCACGCTTCATTCGTCTACAACGAGAACTTTGACCAGACCAACACGTCGAAGAGCCTCCTGAAAGCGATCCGCAACTCCGCCAAGGGCGGGGTGCTCTGGATGAACGGAGACGTAGTTTTCGACCCGGACATCCTCGACATGCTAATCCCCTACATCAAGCGCGACGAATCTTTCATCACCGTAGATGTTTCCTCCGTGTCGGACGAGGAAGTCAAGTACACAACCGACTCTGATGGGAAGATCCAGGAACTCTCCAAAAGAGTGCCGGCCGACGTGGCCCAGGGCGAGGCTGTCGGCATTAATTATGTCAGTTCGAAGGATAAGAAGAAGTTTCTCAAGCGTCTGATTGAAGTGGATGATCAGGACTACTTCGAGGGCGCAATCGAACTCACCATCACGCAGGACGACGTCAAGTGGACTCCTGTGGACATCAGCGAATTCTATGCCGTTGAGGTTGACTTCCCAGACGACCTGGCTCGGGCCAACGCCAGCATCTAG
- a CDS encoding YdcF family protein translates to MQHSIRRVITASRRVAIVAVGCFLLWLVLAVQLFMYVDPLSVHRTDAVIMLGGSAEERLPEARKLQQELQIPVLVLSNTETKGNAKADEACDDAAFPNAELVCFRPEGMDTRGESKAIARLIELNRWHSVSVVTSSYHVARAGLLIGQCTTAEVQVVASHPDLSPAQWLGRFVIETGGLLDVTFRPECGSAGADVRIEKKIG, encoded by the coding sequence GTGCAGCATTCCATCCGTAGGGTGATCACGGCATCCCGCAGGGTGGCCATAGTTGCCGTGGGGTGTTTCCTACTGTGGCTGGTTTTGGCGGTACAGCTATTCATGTATGTCGATCCGCTCTCAGTGCACCGTACGGACGCCGTCATCATGTTGGGCGGTTCGGCCGAGGAGCGGCTGCCGGAAGCCAGGAAACTCCAGCAGGAACTTCAGATCCCCGTCCTGGTGCTTTCAAATACAGAGACGAAGGGCAACGCGAAGGCCGATGAGGCCTGTGATGATGCGGCTTTCCCGAATGCCGAACTTGTGTGTTTCCGGCCGGAGGGGATGGATACGCGCGGGGAATCAAAGGCTATTGCGCGCCTGATTGAACTCAACCGCTGGCACTCCGTTTCGGTTGTGACTTCCAGTTACCATGTCGCTCGCGCCGGGCTGCTGATCGGTCAATGCACGACGGCGGAGGTACAGGTGGTGGCTTCCCACCCGGACCTGAGCCCGGCCCAATGGCTGGGGCGGTTTGTTATTGAGACCGGAGGCCTGTTGGACGTGACCTTTAGGCCGGAATGCGGTTCAGCAGGCGCTGATGTAAGAATTGAAAAGAAAATTGGTTGA
- the wecB gene encoding non-hydrolyzing UDP-N-acetylglucosamine 2-epimerase: MPIFGTRPEAIKMAPIVSALMESPHFHCVVTVTGQHREMLDQVNELFGIVPDHDLNILQQGQSLSAIMTRTMEGLEKLFLQVRPDAVVVQGDTTTSTAAAIAAIYHGVPVVHVEAGLRSGDPLSPFPEEANRKITSQIARLHLAPTSTSRTNLMNEGINPADIVVTGNSVIDALLATVDKQITFTDPKLEELVACGRRILLVTTHRRENQGAIMRGVGRALARIAEAEPDLVIVLPIHKNPVVREAVLPALEGKKNVLVTEPLAYGEFTRLMSMAHMVLTDSGGVQEEAPSLGKPVLVMRQNTERPEAVDAGTVLLIGTDEDRIVTEVTRLLYDEEHFATMANALNPYGDGRASARTLAAIEELFGVGLRIDEFAGH, translated from the coding sequence ATGCCAATCTTCGGGACCAGGCCGGAGGCCATCAAGATGGCTCCCATCGTCAGTGCGCTCATGGAATCCCCTCATTTTCACTGTGTCGTCACGGTCACGGGACAGCACCGCGAGATGCTGGACCAGGTCAACGAGCTGTTTGGCATCGTTCCAGACCACGACCTGAACATCCTGCAACAAGGCCAGTCACTTTCCGCCATCATGACGCGCACAATGGAAGGCCTGGAAAAGCTGTTCCTGCAGGTGAGGCCGGACGCGGTCGTCGTCCAGGGCGATACCACCACTTCTACAGCCGCTGCCATCGCGGCCATCTACCATGGTGTTCCGGTGGTACATGTCGAGGCGGGCCTGCGCAGCGGCGACCCGCTGTCACCTTTCCCAGAGGAGGCCAACCGCAAGATCACCAGCCAGATCGCTCGCCTTCACCTGGCTCCCACAAGCACCAGTCGCACCAATCTGATGAACGAGGGCATCAATCCTGCTGACATCGTGGTCACCGGGAATTCTGTAATCGATGCCCTCTTGGCAACGGTGGATAAGCAAATAACGTTTACTGACCCTAAGTTGGAGGAACTCGTAGCTTGCGGCCGGCGCATCCTGCTGGTCACGACACACCGCCGGGAGAACCAGGGTGCTATCATGCGCGGCGTCGGACGTGCTCTCGCCCGCATCGCAGAGGCCGAGCCGGATCTGGTCATCGTGCTTCCCATACACAAAAATCCGGTGGTGCGTGAAGCGGTGCTTCCTGCGCTCGAAGGCAAAAAAAACGTCTTGGTTACCGAACCGTTGGCATACGGAGAGTTCACACGCCTGATGTCCATGGCGCATATGGTCTTGACCGACTCGGGAGGCGTGCAGGAAGAGGCGCCGAGCCTTGGCAAGCCGGTGCTGGTGATGCGGCAGAACACCGAGCGTCCGGAAGCCGTCGACGCAGGCACCGTGCTGCTCATTGGGACAGATGAGGACCGCATTGTTACGGAGGTAACCCGGCTGCTCTACGACGAAGAACACTTTGCCACCATGGCAAACGCCCTAAATCCGTATGGCGACGGAAGGGCTTCAGCCCGAACATTGGCCGCGATTGAGGAACTATTTGGTGTCGGGTTACGGATCGACGAATTCGCCGGTCATTGA